In Actinoplanes derwentensis, the following proteins share a genomic window:
- a CDS encoding acyl-CoA dehydrogenase family protein produces MVDFRLGDEHEELRVSVRQFAQEQVAPVIAEHYEKKTFPYEIVRQMGKMGLFGLPFPEEFGGMGGDYFALCLALEELARVDSSVAVTLEAAVSLGAMPIFRYGTAEQKERWLPRLTTGEALAAFGLTEPGTGSDAGGTTTRAVLDERTGEWVINGTKAFITNSGTDLTCLVTVMAATGVHEDGSKELSTIIVPSGTPGFTVAPGYSKVGWCASDTHELFFDDVRVPAANLLGARGRGLAQFLRILDEGRIAIAALSVGLAQGCVDESVTYARNRTAFGKPISGHQAVQFLIADMDLRAHVARLGYYDAASRMLAGDDFKRYAAIAKLNASNAAMENSRWATQVHGGYGFMNESAVGRFYRDAKILEVGEGTSEVQRMLIARGLGL; encoded by the coding sequence ATGGTCGACTTCCGGCTCGGAGACGAGCACGAGGAGTTGCGGGTCAGCGTGCGGCAGTTCGCTCAGGAGCAGGTCGCGCCGGTGATCGCCGAGCATTACGAGAAGAAGACGTTCCCGTACGAGATCGTCCGCCAGATGGGCAAGATGGGCCTTTTCGGACTCCCGTTCCCGGAAGAGTTCGGTGGGATGGGCGGCGACTATTTCGCGCTCTGCCTGGCCCTGGAGGAGCTGGCCCGGGTGGACAGTTCGGTCGCCGTCACGCTGGAGGCCGCGGTCTCGCTCGGCGCCATGCCGATCTTCCGGTACGGCACTGCTGAGCAGAAGGAACGCTGGCTGCCTCGGCTGACCACCGGTGAGGCACTTGCCGCTTTCGGTCTGACCGAGCCCGGCACCGGTTCGGACGCGGGCGGCACCACCACCCGCGCGGTCCTCGACGAGCGCACCGGCGAATGGGTGATCAACGGGACGAAGGCCTTCATCACCAACTCCGGCACCGACCTCACCTGCCTGGTCACGGTGATGGCGGCGACCGGCGTGCATGAGGACGGCAGCAAGGAGTTGTCGACGATCATCGTCCCGTCCGGCACTCCCGGCTTCACCGTGGCGCCCGGTTACTCCAAGGTCGGCTGGTGCGCTTCGGACACCCACGAACTGTTCTTCGACGACGTCCGGGTGCCCGCCGCGAATTTGCTCGGTGCGCGCGGCCGTGGGCTTGCGCAGTTCCTGCGGATCCTGGACGAGGGGCGGATCGCCATCGCGGCGCTCTCGGTCGGCCTGGCCCAGGGGTGTGTCGACGAGTCGGTGACATACGCCCGCAATCGCACCGCTTTCGGCAAGCCGATCAGCGGCCACCAGGCCGTCCAGTTCCTGATCGCCGACATGGATCTGCGGGCACACGTGGCCCGGCTCGGCTACTACGACGCGGCCTCGCGGATGCTGGCCGGCGATGATTTCAAGCGGTATGCGGCGATCGCCAAACTGAACGCCAGCAACGCCGCGATGGAGAACAGCAGGTGGGCGACTCAGGTCCACGGCGGCTACGGCTTCATGAACGAGTCCGCTGTCG
- a CDS encoding acyl-CoA carboxylase subunit beta, producing the protein MDGETLAGVRKRVLAGGAERYHAANAAKGKLFARERIALLVDEGSFVEDGLYANSLADGLPADGVITGSARIDGRDVCVMANDSTVKAGSWGARTVEKIIRIIERAYQLGVPMVYLVDSAGARITDQVDLFPGRRGAGKIFHTQVKASGAIPQVCALFGPSAAGGAYIPAFCDVVAMVDGNASMYLGSDRMVEMVTGEKTTLEAMGGAQVHCKESGVGHFLCKSEREALDVVRTYLSYLPSNWTKRPPAAAAANPSKIDLGGLVPASERQAFDMRRYVKGLVDENSYFEIWALWARELTVGFARMNGEVIGIVGNNSMFKGGVLFVDSADKASRFVQLCDAFNVPLLFLTDVPGFMVGTAVERQGIIRHGAKMITAISEATVPKICVVVRKAYGAGLYAMAGPGFEPDATIALPTAKIAVMGAEAAVNAVYANKIAAIEDPEERAAFVTERRAEYERDIDIMRLASELVVDAVVEPADLRAELVRRFLAARDKDRSFSRRRHGVTPV; encoded by the coding sequence ATGGACGGCGAGACGCTGGCCGGAGTGCGCAAGCGTGTGCTGGCCGGCGGTGCGGAGCGTTATCACGCCGCCAACGCCGCCAAGGGCAAGCTCTTTGCTCGTGAGCGGATCGCGCTGCTGGTCGACGAGGGTTCCTTCGTCGAGGACGGCCTCTACGCCAACAGTCTCGCCGACGGGCTGCCCGCCGACGGCGTGATCACCGGATCCGCCCGGATCGACGGCCGCGACGTCTGCGTGATGGCCAACGACTCCACGGTCAAGGCCGGTTCCTGGGGCGCCCGGACGGTCGAGAAGATCATCCGGATCATCGAGCGCGCCTACCAGCTCGGCGTCCCGATGGTCTACCTGGTCGACTCGGCCGGCGCCCGGATCACCGACCAGGTCGACCTCTTCCCGGGCCGGCGCGGCGCGGGCAAGATCTTCCACACCCAGGTCAAGGCGTCCGGGGCGATTCCCCAGGTCTGCGCGCTGTTCGGGCCGTCGGCGGCGGGCGGGGCCTACATTCCGGCGTTCTGCGACGTGGTCGCCATGGTCGACGGCAACGCGAGTATGTATCTGGGCTCCGACCGGATGGTCGAGATGGTCACCGGGGAGAAGACCACCCTGGAGGCGATGGGTGGCGCCCAGGTGCACTGCAAGGAGTCCGGCGTCGGGCACTTCCTCTGCAAGTCCGAGCGCGAGGCCCTCGACGTGGTCCGGACCTACCTGTCCTACCTGCCGTCCAACTGGACGAAACGGCCTCCGGCGGCGGCTGCCGCCAACCCCTCGAAGATCGATCTCGGCGGTCTGGTCCCGGCCAGCGAGCGCCAGGCCTTCGACATGCGGCGGTACGTGAAAGGCCTGGTCGACGAGAACTCCTACTTCGAGATCTGGGCTCTGTGGGCCCGGGAGCTGACAGTCGGATTCGCCCGCATGAACGGCGAGGTGATCGGTATCGTCGGCAACAACTCGATGTTCAAGGGCGGCGTGCTCTTCGTCGACTCGGCCGACAAAGCGAGCCGTTTCGTGCAACTCTGTGACGCTTTCAACGTACCGCTGCTGTTCCTTACCGACGTGCCCGGTTTCATGGTCGGCACCGCGGTCGAGCGGCAGGGCATCATCCGGCACGGCGCCAAGATGATCACCGCGATCTCCGAGGCGACCGTGCCGAAGATCTGTGTGGTGGTGCGCAAGGCATACGGCGCCGGTTTGTATGCGATGGCCGGCCCCGGTTTCGAGCCGGACGCCACCATCGCCCTGCCCACCGCGAAGATCGCGGTGATGGGGGCGGAGGCGGCGGTGAACGCGGTCTACGCCAACAAGATCGCGGCGATCGAGGACCCGGAAGAACGGGCCGCCTTTGTCACCGAGCGCCGTGCCGAGTACGAGCGCGACATCGACATCATGCGCCTGGCCAGCGAACTCGTGGTGGACGCCGTGGTCGAACCGGCGGATCTACGGGCCGAACTGGTCCGGCGCTTCCTCGCCGCCCGGGACAAGGACCGTTCGTTCTCGCGGCGTAGGCATGGGGTAACTCCGGTTTAG
- a CDS encoding hydroxymethylglutaryl-CoA lyase, with protein sequence MKAIIREVAPRDGLQNEEPIATAAKVELLDALSGTGVRRIEAVSFVSPRAIPQMADADEVWAKSWHNPDVRYSALIPNTRGAQRALAAGFREIEVVVSASDTHNRRNLNRSTEESLDDIALLIPLVHEAGATLEVIVATSFGCPFEGDVDPDRVAGIVARVRADGADRIAFGDTTGMATPRRVRDLLSVVRPDLLHFHNTRGTGLANILTALDLGVSEFDASAGGLGGCPYAPGASGNVATEEVVHMLHDMGIDTGIDLDRLIEAAALAERLIGRRLPSGVLRAGPRTRLA encoded by the coding sequence GTGAAAGCGATCATCCGTGAGGTGGCGCCCCGAGACGGTCTCCAGAACGAGGAGCCCATCGCCACCGCTGCCAAGGTCGAGCTGCTCGACGCCCTGAGCGGGACCGGGGTGCGCCGGATCGAGGCGGTCTCCTTCGTTTCGCCCCGGGCGATTCCGCAGATGGCCGACGCCGACGAGGTCTGGGCGAAGTCCTGGCACAACCCGGATGTGCGTTACTCCGCGCTGATCCCGAACACCCGGGGTGCCCAGCGCGCGCTCGCCGCCGGGTTTCGGGAGATCGAGGTGGTGGTGTCGGCGAGCGACACTCACAACCGGCGCAATCTCAATCGCTCCACAGAGGAGTCGCTGGACGACATCGCGCTGCTCATCCCGTTGGTGCACGAGGCCGGCGCGACTCTCGAGGTGATCGTCGCGACCAGTTTCGGCTGCCCGTTCGAGGGTGACGTCGACCCGGATCGGGTGGCGGGCATCGTGGCCAGGGTGCGCGCCGACGGCGCGGACCGCATCGCGTTCGGCGACACGACGGGCATGGCGACGCCGCGGCGGGTTCGAGATCTTCTGTCGGTGGTACGCCCGGACCTGCTCCACTTCCACAACACCAGGGGTACGGGGCTCGCGAACATCCTGACCGCACTGGACCTGGGCGTCTCCGAGTTCGACGCGAGCGCCGGCGGTCTGGGCGGCTGCCCGTATGCCCCGGGAGCCTCCGGCAACGTGGCCACCGAGGAGGTGGTGCACATGCTCCACGACATGGGCATCGACACCGGAATCGACCTGGACCGCCTTATCGAGGCGGCTGCCCTGGCGGAACGCCTGATCGGTCGCCGGTTGCCGTCCGGTGTTCTCCGGGCGGGGCCACGCACCCGCTTGGCGTGA
- a CDS encoding acetyl-CoA carboxylase biotin carboxylase subunit, whose amino-acid sequence MIESLLVANRGEIARRIIRTAKRLGIRTIAVHADVDADMPFVREADEAVVIGPANPAESYRNVEAILAAAKSTGAQAIHPGYGFLSENAHFARTVEANGLVWVGPGADAITAMGDKINARNLMAAAGVPVAPGSADPAASAEDALATAERIGFPVMVKAAAGGGGMGMAVAEDAAGLAKEYEKVHTFAERMFGDGAVLIERYFPRVRHVEVQILGLADGRVIALSERECSVQRRNQKLAEEAPSPAVSPELRERMKAAAVKAGAAVGYRNAGTVECLLDPTTGEFFFLEMNTRLQVEHPITELIHGIDLVEAQLRIASGEDVEVPGVQTGHALELRINAEDPKRFFPGPGKVTTWVEPSGEGVRVDSGYAEGATVSQHYDSLMAKLIIFGADRDEVIARARAAVRDFAIAGPKNNLPFFAELLENEEFLSGDYDTGIVGRMR is encoded by the coding sequence ATGATCGAGTCACTGCTCGTCGCGAACCGGGGCGAGATCGCCCGCCGGATCATCCGGACCGCCAAGCGTCTGGGGATCCGGACGATCGCGGTCCACGCGGATGTGGACGCAGACATGCCGTTCGTCCGGGAGGCTGACGAGGCGGTGGTCATCGGCCCGGCGAATCCGGCGGAGAGTTACCGCAACGTCGAGGCGATCCTGGCCGCCGCGAAGTCGACCGGCGCCCAGGCTATCCACCCGGGATATGGCTTCTTGAGCGAAAACGCCCACTTCGCCCGTACGGTCGAAGCCAATGGTCTGGTCTGGGTCGGCCCCGGCGCCGACGCGATCACCGCGATGGGCGACAAGATCAACGCCCGGAATCTGATGGCAGCGGCCGGTGTGCCGGTCGCGCCGGGATCCGCGGATCCGGCCGCCAGCGCCGAGGACGCGCTGGCCACGGCCGAGCGGATCGGTTTCCCGGTGATGGTGAAGGCCGCGGCCGGCGGCGGCGGGATGGGCATGGCCGTCGCCGAGGACGCGGCGGGCCTGGCGAAGGAGTACGAGAAGGTCCACACGTTCGCCGAGCGGATGTTCGGTGACGGCGCGGTGCTGATCGAGCGCTACTTCCCCCGGGTGCGGCACGTGGAGGTGCAGATCCTCGGCCTGGCGGACGGCCGGGTGATCGCCCTCTCCGAGCGGGAGTGCTCGGTGCAGCGCCGCAATCAGAAGCTGGCCGAGGAAGCCCCGTCGCCCGCGGTGAGCCCGGAGCTGCGCGAGCGGATGAAGGCGGCGGCGGTGAAAGCCGGTGCGGCGGTCGGCTACCGCAACGCGGGCACGGTGGAGTGCCTGCTCGACCCCACCACCGGCGAGTTCTTCTTCCTGGAGATGAACACCCGGCTGCAGGTCGAGCACCCGATCACCGAGCTGATTCACGGCATCGACCTGGTGGAGGCCCAGCTTCGGATCGCGTCCGGAGAAGACGTCGAGGTGCCCGGTGTCCAAACCGGTCACGCGCTGGAACTGCGGATCAACGCGGAGGACCCGAAACGGTTCTTCCCCGGCCCCGGCAAGGTGACCACCTGGGTCGAGCCGTCCGGCGAGGGCGTCCGCGTCGACTCCGGTTACGCCGAGGGCGCCACGGTCAGCCAGCACTACGACTCGCTGATGGCGAAACTGATCATCTTCGGCGCGGACCGGGACGAGGTGATCGCCAGAGCCCGTGCCGCGGTGCGGGACTTCGCTATCGCCGGCCCGAAGAACAACCTGCCCTTCTTCGCCGAGTTGCTGGAGAACGAGGAGTTCCTCTCCGGTGACTACGACACCGGCATCGTCGGGCGGATGCGGTGA
- a CDS encoding TetR/AcrR family transcriptional regulator — translation MTTVDQRHRSTPPAPRRRSRRDEILEIAVGLFASRGYHGVSMDDIGSAAGVTGPALYHHFAGKEAMLVAALIPVSESLLAGGKERVARHPDEAEAALADLIDFHVEFALANPAVIALHLHELDRLPEDPRRQIRKLQRLYVEEWVGVLSRVRPELPAPEARVLAHAAFGLMNSTPFLGGEVDRVRRAALLRDATIHALTGH, via the coding sequence GTGACGACGGTAGATCAGCGGCACCGGTCCACTCCGCCGGCTCCGAGGCGGCGGTCACGCCGCGACGAGATTCTGGAAATCGCGGTGGGCCTGTTCGCCTCCCGCGGATATCACGGTGTGTCGATGGACGACATCGGCTCCGCCGCCGGCGTCACCGGCCCGGCTCTCTACCACCACTTCGCCGGTAAAGAGGCGATGCTGGTCGCCGCCTTGATCCCGGTGAGTGAGAGCCTGCTCGCGGGTGGCAAGGAGCGGGTCGCCCGGCATCCGGACGAGGCGGAGGCGGCGCTCGCCGACCTGATCGACTTCCATGTCGAGTTCGCCTTGGCGAACCCGGCGGTGATCGCCCTGCACCTGCACGAGCTGGACCGGCTTCCGGAGGATCCGCGCCGGCAGATCCGAAAACTGCAGCGGCTGTACGTCGAGGAATGGGTCGGTGTGCTGTCCCGGGTGCGCCCGGAGCTGCCCGCCCCCGAGGCCAGGGTGCTGGCCCACGCCGCGTTCGGCCTGATGAACTCGACGCCGTTTCTCGGTGGCGAGGTCGACCGGGTGCGCCGGGCGGCCCTGCTGCGCGACGCCACGATCCACGCACTGACCGGCCACTGA
- a CDS encoding tetratricopeptide repeat protein, whose amino-acid sequence MKTAQELWDLLGEADNLPYGSARTAIVEQVLRHVDTTDDAELKFYSRLFATTSYAYGGEPVKAFPAFSWCVSDFDRNPGPYHERWKHSLLWLFKNMVSSLTAFPEVPLARTRAVLDDMERRYRESGHGLQPVYKHRYLIARHVGDQEAAESWFKKWQAAPRNRLSDCAGCDPTTLVRHLVAAERYEEAAELAGPVLAGDLPCSEQPQNILGELMTVYLKTGRLQESADAHRRSYLLERNNLADLWEIGGHIRFCARTGNEHRGLEILQRHLDWLDRAPSPATAMHFAAGAVVLLRRLTELGHGDSLIRRSDRPDITAAGLGGELEVFVLEVAARFDARNGTGHQTAVVTELMNVEPFGVEVPLAATVRRMTQPSVEKAPDQKPEPVVSVDDTATAAELLDLAERYHQDDRDDAARTVLAAFESRFPEQGRKAQGEAARGEVTIAARLWSLRGFLLPDDESEETVAAWERSAELFAEAGDAGEAGMMRARLAVLRARDDEPTPELLAVVEANVAHHDEHGDAASRASAWIRLSQMFRLLNRLEEANDAGDRADRFAEETGDQRRQAYHAMVRAHNRAMDDRGDEAVEAARQAWEFYRTHGPVHRSAEAAVVVGQLTEDTEEAVIAFGETLASGLPGPALAARINRGRALMRLDRAEEAIDDFVEAVVILAGTESGEEAGVFARQDLAQAYYQADHLAEAAEVGEEALLGFERLDYPEPLAETRFLLAAVYRSLGDNDRALGIYRTLIESLADVPAGRGKVGEQAGQLLYDLDRDSEAALTFRAAAESLYEAGELVAELRVLRRRLMALNYADEVPEAEEVIQLAMRRFEELPAEVAEQPGVRWSRSIFAFEIGNLYLRRGRHAEAVPHLRGAPERLREIGSDDEADRVECMLAEALLHSGGAVEAERLLSVLVKRLGPDAPARERAVDLYEETVTRLNGR is encoded by the coding sequence ATGAAGACCGCGCAGGAGCTGTGGGATCTCCTCGGCGAGGCGGACAACCTGCCGTACGGGTCCGCCCGGACCGCGATCGTCGAGCAGGTGCTGCGGCACGTCGACACGACCGATGACGCCGAGTTGAAGTTCTACAGTCGGCTGTTCGCCACGACCTCCTATGCCTATGGCGGCGAGCCGGTGAAGGCGTTCCCCGCCTTCTCGTGGTGCGTGTCCGATTTCGACCGCAACCCGGGGCCGTACCACGAGCGGTGGAAACACAGCCTGCTGTGGCTGTTCAAGAACATGGTCAGTTCCCTGACGGCTTTTCCCGAAGTGCCGCTGGCGCGCACTCGGGCGGTCCTAGACGACATGGAGCGCCGTTACCGGGAGTCCGGCCACGGTCTTCAGCCGGTTTATAAGCACCGCTATCTGATCGCCCGGCATGTCGGCGACCAGGAGGCAGCGGAGTCGTGGTTCAAGAAGTGGCAGGCCGCGCCTCGTAACAGGCTGTCGGACTGTGCCGGCTGCGACCCGACGACGCTGGTCCGGCATCTGGTGGCGGCCGAGCGGTACGAGGAGGCCGCCGAGCTGGCGGGGCCGGTGCTCGCCGGTGACCTGCCCTGTTCGGAGCAGCCGCAGAACATCCTCGGCGAGCTGATGACCGTCTACTTGAAGACCGGCCGTCTGCAGGAGTCCGCTGATGCACACCGGCGTTCCTACCTGCTCGAACGCAACAATCTGGCGGACCTGTGGGAGATCGGCGGGCACATCCGGTTCTGCGCGCGGACCGGGAACGAGCATCGGGGCCTGGAGATTCTGCAGCGGCACCTCGACTGGCTGGATCGTGCGCCGTCACCGGCCACGGCGATGCATTTCGCCGCGGGTGCGGTGGTGCTGCTGCGCCGGCTCACCGAGCTGGGCCATGGTGACTCCCTGATCCGCCGGTCGGATCGGCCGGACATCACCGCTGCCGGGCTGGGCGGGGAGTTGGAGGTGTTCGTCCTGGAGGTGGCCGCCCGGTTCGACGCCCGCAACGGCACCGGACACCAGACCGCGGTGGTCACCGAGTTGATGAACGTCGAGCCGTTCGGTGTTGAGGTTCCGCTCGCCGCCACGGTCCGCCGGATGACGCAGCCGAGCGTCGAGAAGGCGCCGGATCAGAAACCGGAGCCGGTGGTCTCGGTGGATGACACCGCCACCGCTGCTGAGCTGCTCGATCTGGCTGAGCGCTACCACCAGGACGACCGCGACGACGCGGCCCGGACGGTCCTGGCAGCCTTCGAGTCCAGATTCCCGGAGCAGGGAAGAAAAGCGCAGGGAGAAGCTGCGCGGGGCGAAGTGACGATCGCCGCCCGGCTGTGGTCGCTGCGTGGCTTCCTACTACCTGACGACGAGTCCGAGGAGACGGTGGCCGCCTGGGAACGGTCCGCCGAGTTGTTCGCCGAGGCCGGTGACGCCGGTGAAGCCGGCATGATGCGGGCTCGGCTCGCGGTGCTGCGGGCGCGCGACGACGAGCCGACACCCGAGCTGCTGGCGGTGGTGGAGGCGAACGTGGCCCACCACGACGAGCACGGTGACGCGGCGAGCCGGGCGAGCGCCTGGATCCGGTTGTCGCAGATGTTCCGGCTGCTGAACCGGCTGGAGGAGGCCAACGACGCCGGCGACCGGGCGGACCGGTTCGCCGAGGAGACCGGTGACCAGCGACGGCAGGCCTATCACGCGATGGTCCGGGCCCATAACCGGGCGATGGACGACCGTGGCGACGAGGCGGTCGAGGCAGCCAGGCAGGCCTGGGAGTTCTACCGCACGCACGGCCCGGTGCACCGTAGTGCCGAAGCGGCAGTGGTGGTCGGCCAGCTCACCGAGGACACCGAGGAAGCGGTGATCGCGTTCGGCGAGACGCTGGCGTCGGGTCTGCCCGGCCCGGCGCTGGCCGCCCGAATCAACCGGGGCCGTGCATTGATGCGACTGGACCGAGCGGAGGAGGCGATCGACGATTTTGTCGAGGCGGTCGTCATCCTGGCCGGGACCGAGTCCGGCGAGGAGGCCGGTGTCTTCGCCCGGCAGGACCTGGCGCAGGCCTACTACCAGGCCGATCATCTGGCGGAGGCGGCCGAGGTGGGTGAGGAGGCGCTGCTCGGTTTCGAGCGGCTGGACTATCCGGAACCGCTCGCCGAAACCCGGTTCCTGCTCGCCGCCGTCTACCGGAGTCTCGGTGACAACGATCGGGCGCTGGGCATCTACCGGACGCTGATCGAGAGTCTGGCGGACGTCCCGGCCGGTCGGGGGAAGGTCGGTGAGCAGGCTGGTCAGCTTCTCTACGACCTGGACCGGGACAGTGAGGCGGCGTTGACCTTTCGGGCCGCCGCCGAGTCGCTGTACGAGGCCGGCGAACTGGTCGCCGAGTTGCGGGTGCTGCGCCGCCGTCTGATGGCGTTGAACTACGCCGACGAGGTGCCCGAGGCGGAGGAGGTCATCCAGCTGGCCATGCGGCGGTTCGAGGAGTTGCCCGCCGAGGTGGCAGAGCAGCCGGGCGTACGGTGGAGTCGCTCGATCTTCGCTTTTGAGATCGGCAATCTCTATCTGCGCCGGGGTCGTCATGCCGAGGCGGTGCCGCATCTGCGGGGCGCGCCGGAGCGGCTGCGGGAGATCGGGTCGGATGACGAGGCCGACCGGGTGGAGTGCATGCTGGCCGAGGCGCTGCTGCATTCGGGCGGAGCGGTGGAGGCCGAGCGGTTGCTGAGCGTGCTGGTGAAGCGGCTGGGCCCGGACGCGCCGGCCCGGGAGCGGGCTGTTGACCTGTATGAGGAGACGGTAACTCGACTGAACGGCCGTTAA
- a CDS encoding HSP90 family protein, which produces MSNTFQVDLRGIVDLLSHHLYASPRVYVRELLQNAVDAITAVGPEHEGVVTITSSDSSGDGTLRIDDNGIGLTEAQVHELLATIGRSSKRDELGFARHEFLGQFGIGLLSCFLVADEIRVHTRREGAAPVLWTGYSDGRYDVRPGDEREPGTTVILIPRRGAEHYLTAETTAELAGTYGALLPARVMVDDRKVTVGTLPWNLPPESRLAYAERTLGFRPFDVIELDVPAAGLTGAAFVLPTPVNPATRGGHRVYLKRMLLSESIEGLLPEWAFFARCVVDSTELRPTASREALYDDGLLAETRDAIADQLRGWLVRLSTTDPRRLAAFLSIHHLGVKALALHDDEMLRLVEQWYPMQTNMGEVTLSEFRARHGVLRYASTADEFRQLAAVAAAQDVGLINGGYVYDAELIQRLALVDPEVRAERLDPTDLTTRFTAVDTETELRLRPFLAAAQRRLDRLGCEVVVRVFDPVTLPALYLVSREAAFQDEFTASRDQADDLWGGVLDALSRTVPSERPQLVLNHRNPLIRRVTALGDDELAGLAVESLYGQALLLGHHPIRPSDAALLTTSFLGLLDRAVPGEESR; this is translated from the coding sequence GTGAGCAACACGTTCCAGGTCGACCTGCGGGGCATCGTCGATCTGCTCAGCCACCACCTTTACGCGAGCCCCCGCGTGTACGTCCGTGAGCTGTTGCAGAACGCTGTAGACGCGATCACAGCGGTCGGGCCGGAGCATGAGGGCGTGGTGACGATAACGTCGTCCGACAGCAGTGGGGACGGCACGCTGCGGATCGACGACAACGGCATCGGGCTGACCGAGGCGCAGGTGCACGAGTTGCTGGCCACCATCGGCCGTAGTTCGAAACGGGACGAGCTGGGGTTCGCCCGGCATGAGTTCCTCGGGCAGTTCGGTATCGGTCTGCTCTCCTGTTTCCTGGTCGCCGACGAGATCCGGGTGCACACCCGCCGTGAAGGCGCCGCGCCGGTGCTCTGGACCGGTTACTCCGACGGGCGTTACGACGTGCGCCCGGGCGACGAGCGTGAGCCGGGCACCACAGTCATCCTGATTCCTCGCCGTGGTGCCGAGCACTACCTGACCGCCGAGACCACGGCCGAGCTCGCCGGGACGTACGGCGCTCTACTCCCGGCCAGGGTGATGGTCGACGACCGCAAGGTCACCGTCGGCACCCTGCCCTGGAACCTGCCGCCCGAGTCCCGTCTCGCCTACGCCGAGCGGACGCTGGGTTTCCGCCCGTTCGACGTGATCGAGCTGGACGTGCCGGCGGCCGGTCTGACCGGTGCCGCGTTCGTGCTGCCCACCCCGGTCAACCCGGCCACCCGCGGCGGGCACCGGGTCTACCTGAAGCGGATGCTGCTCTCCGAGAGCATCGAAGGCCTGCTGCCGGAGTGGGCGTTCTTCGCCCGCTGTGTGGTCGACAGCACCGAGCTGCGCCCGACCGCGAGCCGCGAGGCTCTGTACGACGACGGCCTGCTCGCCGAGACCCGGGATGCGATCGCCGATCAGCTCCGGGGCTGGCTGGTGCGGCTCTCCACGACCGATCCGCGACGCCTGGCCGCGTTCCTGAGCATTCACCATCTCGGGGTGAAGGCGCTGGCCCTGCACGACGACGAGATGTTGCGGCTGGTCGAGCAGTGGTACCCGATGCAGACCAACATGGGTGAGGTCACGCTCTCCGAGTTCCGGGCCCGGCACGGTGTCCTGCGGTACGCGTCGACCGCAGACGAGTTCCGCCAGCTCGCCGCAGTGGCCGCGGCGCAGGACGTGGGCCTGATCAACGGTGGTTACGTCTATGACGCCGAGCTGATCCAGCGGCTGGCCCTGGTCGATCCGGAGGTGCGTGCCGAGCGGCTCGACCCGACCGATCTGACCACCCGGTTCACCGCCGTGGACACTGAGACCGAGCTACGGTTGCGCCCGTTCCTGGCGGCCGCCCAGCGGCGTCTGGACCGGCTGGGCTGTGAGGTGGTGGTGCGGGTCTTCGACCCGGTCACGCTGCCCGCCCTCTATCTGGTGAGCCGGGAGGCGGCGTTCCAGGACGAGTTCACGGCGAGCCGGGATCAAGCCGACGACCTGTGGGGTGGCGTGCTCGACGCGTTGTCCCGGACGGTTCCGTCGGAGCGCCCGCAGCTGGTTCTCAACCACCGCAATCCGCTGATCCGGCGGGTGACCGCGCTCGGCGACGACGAGTTGGCGGGGCTCGCTGTCGAGTCGCTCTACGGTCAGGCTCTGCTGCTCGGTCATCATCCGATCCGCCCGTCCGACGCGGCTCTGCTGACCACCTCGTTCCTGGGTCTGCTGGACCGGGCCGTGCCGGGGGAGGAATCCCGATGA